A region from the Halobellus litoreus genome encodes:
- a CDS encoding TATA-box-binding protein yields MSAPADSIEIQNVVASTGIGQELDLEALAEDLPGADFNPDNFPGLVYRTQEPKAAALIFRSGKIVCTGAKSIDDVHEALGIIFEKLRGLSIPVDEDPEITVQNIVSSADLGHNLNLNALAIGLGLEDVEYEPEQFPGLVYRMDEPEVVILLFGSGKIVITGGKRTDDAKTAVEEIVKRIDDLGLLG; encoded by the coding sequence ATGAGTGCGCCGGCAGATTCAATCGAGATTCAGAACGTTGTCGCATCGACCGGTATCGGCCAGGAACTCGATCTAGAGGCCCTCGCCGAAGACCTGCCCGGAGCGGATTTCAATCCGGACAACTTCCCCGGCCTCGTCTATCGAACCCAGGAACCGAAGGCGGCGGCGCTCATCTTCCGTTCAGGGAAGATCGTCTGTACGGGCGCAAAGAGCATCGACGACGTCCACGAGGCCCTCGGCATCATCTTCGAGAAGCTTCGCGGACTGAGCATTCCCGTCGACGAGGACCCGGAGATCACGGTTCAGAACATCGTTTCGAGCGCTGATCTGGGACACAACCTGAACCTGAACGCGCTCGCGATCGGGCTCGGGCTGGAAGACGTCGAGTACGAACCCGAGCAGTTCCCGGGCCTCGTCTACCGGATGGACGAGCCGGAAGTAGTCATCCTGCTTTTCGGCTCCGGAAAGATCGTCATCACTGGCGGCAAACGCACCGACGACGCGAAGACCGCAGTCGAGGAGATCGTCAAGCGGATCGACGACCTCGGCCTGCTAGGCTAG
- a CDS encoding helix-turn-helix transcriptional regulator, with product MNARDDIAFLAGSEIRVDILRALRSETARPSELAAECSCARETAQRAVSAFVDRGWAEKVSTEEGYRLTRAGELVAGGYDEFEQCVVASNQFRDLLANLGTISERIDCDILSEVTYAQATAENPHAPIDRFLGVVGDDPVERFHGITPIVSRVFNRAAGRVIRPETDVQLIVDRDVLTTSATEYPEALERADELDGFTMYISEEPLESGLMVVDDHAYLGAYDDDGNLVASADGAEPAFVSWAEETFEEIRERTAEWS from the coding sequence ATGAACGCACGCGACGATATCGCGTTTCTGGCCGGATCGGAAATCCGAGTCGACATCCTTCGAGCGTTGCGTTCGGAGACCGCGCGTCCGAGCGAGCTGGCGGCGGAGTGTTCGTGTGCCCGCGAGACCGCCCAACGTGCCGTCAGTGCGTTCGTGGACCGGGGATGGGCCGAAAAAGTCTCGACAGAAGAAGGATACCGTCTCACGCGCGCGGGAGAGTTGGTGGCGGGCGGCTACGACGAGTTCGAGCAGTGCGTCGTCGCCTCGAATCAGTTCCGCGACCTTCTGGCGAATCTCGGCACGATTTCGGAGCGGATCGACTGTGACATACTTTCGGAGGTAACGTACGCGCAGGCGACTGCCGAGAACCCGCACGCGCCGATCGACCGCTTTCTCGGAGTCGTCGGCGACGACCCGGTCGAGCGGTTTCACGGGATTACGCCGATCGTGAGTCGCGTGTTCAACCGGGCGGCCGGCCGAGTCATTCGTCCGGAGACAGACGTGCAACTGATCGTCGACAGGGACGTCCTCACGACGTCCGCCACCGAGTATCCGGAAGCCCTCGAACGCGCCGACGAACTGGACGGATTCACGATGTACATCTCCGAGGAACCACTGGAGTCGGGGCTGATGGTCGTCGACGACCACGCCTACCTGGGTGCCTACGACGACGACGGAAATCTGGTCGCGAGCGCCGACGGGGCAGAACCGGCATTCGTTTCGTGGGCAGAGGAGACGTTCGAGGAGATCCGCGAGCGGACCGCAGAGTGGTCCTGA
- a CDS encoding Cdc6/Cdc18 family protein, which yields MDLTERIERRRTRRSKNELVVDRDALNPAVHLSEPVGRETLFEALLNAVDPLFDRAVPPNTYVWGPRGSGKSAIVTALVSALDTEVTGKEPFYTATRGGSDRPDVLFVYLDARRATSRFRLYRELLDSLLVESVPERGISTDALRERIGDVTETSETVLVAVDHLGETGTPDLADLYATFEPFEDLAWIGVGRTSPEELSLPIPEQQIRVPAYTYELVDVLTVRGSRGLSQTLDHVHAQRLAEWADGDAHNALAALFVAAANAEADGATRLRDEDIDVGTAAVPLDGVPIGTVLALSDNEQLVLEQLVERSLHGEVRIETAAERIAAQTDLTGGTVKRLLYELAQRGVLERHEVTVGTRMTGRRPSGVALNFSERLFTALRD from the coding sequence ATGGACCTCACAGAGCGGATCGAACGGCGGCGAACGCGGCGGAGCAAGAACGAACTCGTCGTCGACCGCGACGCGCTGAATCCCGCAGTGCACCTCTCGGAACCGGTCGGACGGGAGACGCTCTTCGAGGCGTTGTTGAACGCGGTCGATCCGCTGTTCGACCGGGCCGTCCCGCCCAATACCTACGTCTGGGGGCCGCGAGGGTCGGGGAAGTCGGCCATCGTGACGGCACTCGTTTCAGCGCTCGACACGGAAGTTACCGGCAAGGAACCGTTTTACACGGCGACACGCGGCGGGAGCGACCGTCCGGACGTGCTCTTCGTCTACCTGGACGCGCGACGAGCGACGAGTCGGTTCCGGCTCTATCGGGAACTACTCGACAGCCTCCTCGTCGAGAGCGTCCCCGAGCGCGGCATCAGCACCGACGCCCTCCGGGAACGGATCGGCGACGTCACCGAGACGAGCGAGACAGTCCTCGTCGCCGTCGACCACCTCGGCGAGACCGGAACGCCGGATCTCGCGGATCTGTACGCCACTTTCGAACCGTTCGAGGACCTCGCCTGGATCGGCGTGGGCCGAACGTCGCCCGAAGAGCTGTCGCTCCCGATCCCGGAGCAGCAGATCCGCGTCCCGGCCTACACCTACGAACTCGTCGACGTCCTCACCGTCCGGGGTTCTCGCGGCCTCTCGCAGACGCTCGACCACGTGCACGCCCAGCGGCTCGCAGAGTGGGCCGACGGCGACGCGCACAACGCCCTGGCGGCCCTCTTCGTGGCCGCAGCCAACGCGGAGGCCGACGGTGCGACCCGGCTGCGCGACGAGGACATCGACGTCGGGACCGCAGCCGTGCCGCTCGACGGCGTTCCGATCGGGACGGTGCTCGCGCTCTCCGACAACGAACAGCTCGTGTTGGAGCAGTTGGTCGAACGGTCGCTCCACGGCGAGGTCAGGATCGAAACCGCCGCCGAACGGATTGCGGCGCAAACGGATCTGACCGGGGGGACGGTCAAACGACTCCTGTACGAACTCGCACAGCGTGGCGTCCTGGAGCGGCACGAAGTGACTGTCGGCACGCGGATGACCGGGCGTCGACCGAGCGGGGTCGCGCTGAACTTCTCGGAACGGCTGTTCACGGCGCTCAGAGACTGA
- a CDS encoding FGGY family carbohydrate kinase codes for MTGMAHLGALDQGTSGTRFVIFDGDGTPIAEAFTGHQPQTSGADRIEYDPLKLWGCATDAIRRGLAQADLDAAELRALGISSQRQTVLLWDAESGRPCTSALSWRDRRTVAQIEALDEAERRLIRDRTGLEPDAYFAAPSAKWLLDEGGKSDRRSGRVGGAAGRDSDRPETDLRARAERGEVLLGTVDSWLCYNLTGRHVTDVTNAAQTMLFDIHEREWDDELLALFDVPRAALPVVRPSSDPEGFGATDPDGVLNAEVPVTGVMGDQQAALLGRVGCAEGDAKVTYGTGNFFLQNTGTEPVDAGGELLTTIWFQRAGEEPYYGLEGPVFATGAVLEWLRTVGLLEDAAGLDQPECTEGDGSVYFVPAFGGLGAPDWATDAQGGVFGLHRDTDREDLLRAAVEAIGFGTRAVVEAAENATGVTHERLLVDGGAIQDDEFAQCQADLIDRTLVRSDVTQTTALGAGFAAGLAVGVWDSLDDLERCRPTGRTFTPSGDADAVADAYRRWRDVVETVARMGRIE; via the coding sequence ATGACCGGGATGGCTCACCTCGGCGCGCTGGACCAGGGAACCAGTGGCACTCGATTCGTGATCTTCGATGGCGACGGGACGCCGATTGCGGAGGCGTTCACGGGTCATCAGCCGCAAACGAGCGGCGCCGACAGGATCGAGTACGACCCGCTGAAGCTGTGGGGGTGTGCGACGGACGCGATCCGACGCGGCCTCGCCCAGGCCGATCTCGACGCGGCGGAGTTGCGCGCGCTCGGCATCTCGAGCCAACGGCAGACGGTCCTCCTGTGGGACGCCGAGTCCGGACGACCGTGTACCAGCGCACTGAGCTGGCGAGACCGCCGGACCGTGGCGCAAATCGAGGCACTCGACGAAGCGGAACGGCGGCTTATCCGAGACCGCACCGGGTTGGAACCCGACGCGTACTTCGCCGCGCCGAGCGCCAAGTGGTTGCTCGACGAGGGCGGGAAGTCCGACCGAAGATCCGGGCGAGTCGGGGGAGCAGCCGGGCGCGACAGCGATCGCCCCGAGACCGACTTGCGAGCGCGGGCCGAGCGTGGCGAAGTCCTGCTCGGGACCGTCGACTCGTGGCTGTGTTACAACCTCACCGGGAGACACGTCACGGACGTCACCAACGCCGCCCAGACGATGCTGTTCGACATCCACGAGCGCGAGTGGGACGACGAACTCCTGGCCCTGTTCGACGTTCCCCGGGCGGCCCTGCCGGTCGTTCGGCCCTCCAGCGATCCGGAGGGGTTCGGCGCGACCGATCCCGACGGCGTTCTCAACGCCGAAGTCCCGGTAACGGGCGTTATGGGCGACCAGCAAGCCGCGCTGCTCGGCCGTGTCGGCTGCGCGGAGGGCGACGCAAAGGTAACCTACGGGACGGGGAACTTCTTCCTGCAGAACACCGGTACCGAACCGGTCGACGCCGGCGGGGAGTTGCTGACGACCATCTGGTTTCAACGCGCCGGAGAAGAGCCGTACTACGGACTCGAGGGACCGGTGTTCGCGACGGGCGCAGTCCTAGAGTGGCTCCGGACGGTCGGACTGCTCGAAGACGCCGCCGGACTCGACCAGCCGGAGTGCACGGAGGGCGACGGGAGTGTCTACTTCGTGCCGGCGTTCGGCGGCCTCGGTGCGCCGGACTGGGCGACCGACGCGCAGGGTGGCGTGTTCGGCCTGCATAGAGACACCGACCGGGAGGACCTGTTGCGCGCGGCGGTCGAGGCGATCGGATTCGGAACGCGGGCGGTGGTCGAAGCCGCCGAGAACGCCACGGGCGTCACTCACGAGCGACTCCTCGTCGACGGCGGCGCGATCCAGGACGACGAGTTCGCGCAGTGCCAGGCGGACCTGATCGACCGCACGCTGGTCAGATCGGACGTCACGCAGACGACGGCGCTCGGCGCCGGGTTCGCCGCCGGACTGGCGGTTGGCGTCTGGGACTCGCTCGATGATCTCGAACGCTGTCGGCCCACCGGCCGGACGTTCACTCCCTCCGGTGACGCCGATGCCGTCGCCGATGCGTATCGGCGCTGGCGCGACGTCGTCGAGACGGTCGCCCGAATGGGACGGATCGAATGA
- a CDS encoding extracellular solute-binding protein → MGGGSGDGSGDGGGDGGGGDSGDGSGGDGSGDGGGGSCSGETYEVGYGDSQTTVCSDNFPTDEKLYVYAVQSGWMNWPSVMEAFNEQYGVQLNDDDRSSGEALQDARSHAQNPTHSAFNGGYTFAIQAMNDGLTQAYKPANWDKVPDNAKTDNGHCTGTRKVTTALTYRKDIFEERGLDEPETWEDLKHPDIMQDLALQTPQAAVGLAAALSINNAYGGSLDDVQPVIDYYNTIQEGGAEFTDNFLAQFTSGEYSSFIRYDYSGLDLKYNVEDLSEEQVGVALLEGPDGNAGAFNALYGYAMLANAPNPEAVKKFMDYVLSLEGQQHFLDAYARPIRAPEMDMPDEFPAQSRYDETQFTVDQAALVENQESIIQDITRGASI, encoded by the coding sequence ATGGGCGGCGGTAGCGGCGACGGAAGTGGAGACGGAGGCGGCGACGGAGGCGGTGGTGACTCGGGCGACGGAAGCGGCGGCGACGGAAGTGGAGACGGAGGCGGCGGTAGCTGTTCCGGCGAGACCTACGAGGTCGGCTACGGCGACTCCCAGACGACGGTCTGTTCGGACAACTTCCCGACCGACGAGAAGCTCTACGTGTACGCCGTGCAGTCCGGCTGGATGAACTGGCCGTCGGTGATGGAGGCGTTCAACGAACAGTACGGCGTCCAGCTCAACGACGACGACCGGTCCTCGGGAGAAGCACTGCAGGACGCACGGTCGCACGCACAGAACCCGACGCACTCCGCGTTCAACGGCGGGTACACCTTCGCGATCCAGGCGATGAACGACGGGTTGACGCAGGCGTACAAGCCGGCGAATTGGGACAAGGTGCCGGACAACGCGAAGACCGATAACGGACACTGTACCGGCACCCGGAAGGTGACGACGGCGCTTACCTACCGGAAGGACATCTTCGAGGAGCGCGGCCTCGACGAGCCGGAGACCTGGGAGGATCTCAAGCATCCGGACATTATGCAGGACCTCGCGCTCCAGACGCCGCAGGCCGCAGTCGGTCTGGCGGCGGCCCTGTCGATCAACAACGCCTACGGGGGAAGCCTCGACGACGTCCAGCCGGTGATCGACTACTACAACACCATCCAGGAGGGCGGTGCGGAGTTCACCGACAACTTCCTGGCGCAGTTCACGAGCGGGGAGTACTCCTCGTTCATCCGGTACGACTACTCCGGGCTGGACCTGAAGTACAACGTCGAAGATCTCAGCGAGGAACAGGTCGGCGTCGCCCTCCTGGAGGGGCCCGACGGCAACGCGGGCGCGTTCAACGCGCTGTACGGCTACGCGATGCTCGCGAACGCGCCGAACCCGGAAGCGGTGAAGAAATTTATGGACTACGTCCTCTCGCTGGAAGGCCAACAGCACTTCCTCGACGCCTACGCGCGTCCGATCCGCGCCCCCGAGATGGATATGCCCGACGAGTTCCCGGCGCAGAGCCGCTACGACGAGACGCAGTTCACCGTCGACCAGGCGGCGCTCGTCGAGAATCAGGAGTCCATCATCCAGGACATCACGCGCGGAGCCAGCATCTGA
- a CDS encoding ABC transporter permease: MAADQVSTGTRAVESVRITVGSLVSPASERQREIRRIVALCLPFSVLLLFSGVFPLTEMFRISFSESRLVTEGFTVEYYRTMVTDPYYRNIAFNTLWFAAATTVTSIAVAVPVAHALEKYALPAKSVILTVLSFPNSLPGIVAAFMIIILFGNTGILSNVFAFLSGQSRINVAIATSVGGLFFAYIYSMIPRALLLLRGTYAEVNTDAEEAARVLGATPLQTFRYVTLPQIKPGLIGASILVFRTGLAIFGTVLILKGLLVWTLQIDRELAQGFNIAQASAMATVWFVFVFGFTVLMLRYTSAEVSI, from the coding sequence ATGGCGGCCGATCAAGTATCGACAGGAACGCGGGCGGTCGAATCCGTTCGGATCACCGTCGGATCGTTGGTGTCGCCCGCGTCCGAGCGACAGCGGGAGATCAGGCGAATCGTCGCTCTTTGTCTCCCGTTCTCGGTGCTCCTGCTGTTCTCCGGCGTGTTCCCGCTGACGGAGATGTTCCGGATCAGTTTCTCCGAGAGTCGACTGGTGACCGAAGGGTTCACAGTCGAGTACTACCGGACGATGGTCACGGACCCGTACTACCGGAACATCGCGTTCAACACGCTCTGGTTCGCCGCGGCGACGACAGTCACGTCGATCGCCGTCGCCGTCCCAGTAGCGCACGCCCTCGAAAAGTACGCCCTGCCCGCGAAGTCGGTGATCCTCACGGTCCTCTCGTTCCCGAACAGCCTCCCGGGAATCGTGGCGGCGTTTATGATCATCATCCTGTTCGGTAACACCGGCATCCTCAGCAACGTGTTCGCGTTCCTCTCCGGGCAGTCGAGGATCAACGTCGCGATCGCGACGAGCGTCGGAGGGCTGTTCTTCGCGTACATCTACTCGATGATTCCGCGAGCGCTACTGCTGCTGCGCGGGACGTACGCCGAAGTCAACACCGATGCAGAAGAAGCGGCGCGAGTGCTGGGCGCGACGCCGCTCCAGACGTTCCGCTACGTCACGCTGCCGCAGATCAAGCCGGGGCTGATCGGGGCGTCAATCCTCGTGTTCAGGACCGGACTGGCCATCTTCGGCACGGTTCTGATCCTGAAGGGCCTCCTCGTCTGGACCCTCCAGATCGATCGGGAACTGGCCCAAGGGTTCAACATCGCGCAGGCGTCGGCGATGGCGACCGTCTGGTTCGTCTTCGTCTTCGGATTCACCGTTCTGATGCTCCGCTACACGTCCGCGGAGGTGAGCATCTGA
- a CDS encoding ABC transporter permease: MSERFSRGSLSARFGRQFVTLVLVLTLLFLAFPVVMTFVSSFASDWFGVFPTGFVTLANWEDVIVGTGVGADVAVGSSLAYSTGLALGGVIINLIVGVPIAYAVARYEFWGRDWVNVFAILPLAPGIILGVAFLRTYPDLSTSGIALIIGYSLLKAPYMVMAVQSSFQSMDLQQIEESARSLGASWPRTFLTVIVPNARTGIIAGSIISWTLAAAEFNFSYIVYSRGTPPLAIFLFNNITNASFLNAAAAVSVFFLLIALVTITLQIIGNRGAVRRI, from the coding sequence ATGAGCGAACGGTTCAGCCGAGGGAGCCTCTCGGCCCGGTTCGGCCGCCAGTTCGTCACACTCGTGTTGGTACTGACGCTGTTGTTCCTCGCGTTCCCCGTCGTGATGACGTTCGTCAGTTCCTTCGCGTCCGACTGGTTCGGGGTCTTCCCGACCGGGTTCGTCACCCTCGCGAACTGGGAAGACGTCATCGTCGGAACCGGCGTCGGGGCCGACGTCGCCGTCGGATCCTCGCTGGCGTACAGTACTGGCCTCGCGCTGGGCGGCGTGATAATCAACCTCATCGTCGGCGTGCCGATCGCGTACGCAGTCGCGCGCTACGAGTTCTGGGGGCGCGACTGGGTCAACGTCTTCGCGATCCTGCCGCTGGCACCGGGGATCATCCTGGGGGTCGCGTTCCTCCGGACGTACCCCGACCTCTCGACGTCGGGTATCGCCCTGATCATCGGCTATTCGCTGCTGAAAGCGCCGTATATGGTGATGGCCGTCCAATCGAGCTTCCAGTCGATGGATCTCCAGCAGATCGAGGAGAGCGCGCGCTCGTTGGGCGCGTCGTGGCCGCGGACGTTCCTCACGGTGATCGTTCCGAACGCCCGCACGGGAATCATCGCGGGGTCGATCATCTCCTGGACGCTCGCCGCCGCGGAGTTCAACTTCTCGTACATCGTGTACTCGCGGGGGACGCCACCGCTGGCGATCTTCCTGTTCAACAACATCACCAACGCGTCGTTCCTGAACGCCGCAGCCGCGGTGTCGGTGTTCTTCCTACTGATCGCGCTGGTCACGATCACGCTGCAGATCATCGGTAACCGCGGAGCGGTACGGAGGATCTAA
- a CDS encoding ABC transporter ATP-binding protein: MSEVSLEHVTKRFDSTVAVNDVSIDIDDGEVMGIVGPSGCGKTTALRLVAGFETPTEGTIRYDSDDVTHVPPENRNVGLVFQSYALFNNMSVLKNVTFGPKMHGVGKDERRERAHELLELLDIEELADRNPKTLSGGQQQRVGLARALAIEPHILLLDEPMTGLDAKLKQTLRQELGQLLDDLGVTTLYVTHDQEQAMSMCDRIAVMNEGHLEQIGTPAEIYEEPANEFVAGFIGTANLLDGTVRDGTLSLGFEDVRTPDRVTTDGDVTVLVRPDDIPVGSGPVEVEVTNLFYQGEHIQATGELPDGRELTLRLNRSETAIGVGDTVSIDFEPESLHIIESTR; encoded by the coding sequence ATGTCCGAAGTTTCACTCGAACACGTCACGAAACGATTCGACTCGACAGTCGCCGTCAACGACGTCTCCATCGACATCGACGACGGTGAAGTGATGGGTATCGTCGGCCCGTCGGGATGCGGGAAGACGACCGCGCTGCGGCTCGTCGCCGGGTTCGAGACGCCCACCGAGGGGACGATCCGGTACGACAGCGATGACGTCACTCACGTGCCACCGGAGAACCGGAACGTCGGTCTGGTGTTCCAGTCCTACGCTCTGTTCAACAATATGAGCGTGCTGAAGAACGTCACGTTCGGGCCGAAGATGCACGGCGTCGGCAAGGACGAACGTCGGGAGCGCGCCCACGAGTTGCTCGAACTACTCGACATCGAGGAACTGGCCGATCGGAACCCGAAGACGCTCTCGGGCGGCCAACAACAGCGCGTCGGTCTGGCTCGGGCGCTCGCGATCGAGCCACACATCCTGCTGCTCGACGAGCCGATGACCGGACTGGACGCCAAGTTGAAGCAGACGCTCCGCCAGGAACTCGGGCAGCTACTCGACGATCTCGGTGTGACGACGCTGTACGTCACACACGATCAAGAGCAGGCGATGTCGATGTGTGACCGAATCGCGGTGATGAACGAGGGTCACCTCGAACAGATCGGAACGCCGGCCGAGATCTACGAGGAACCGGCCAACGAGTTCGTCGCCGGGTTCATCGGGACGGCGAACCTGCTCGACGGAACGGTACGCGACGGGACGCTCTCGCTCGGATTCGAGGACGTCAGGACACCCGACAGAGTCACGACGGACGGGGACGTGACCGTGCTCGTTCGGCCGGACGACATCCCTGTCGGATCGGGACCGGTCGAGGTCGAGGTGACGAACCTCTTCTACCAGGGCGAACACATCCAGGCGACTGGAGAACTCCCCGATGGTCGGGAGTTGACGCTCCGGTTGAACCGGTCCGAGACGGCAATCGGCGTCGGCGACACGGTGTCGATCGACTTCGAACCGGAGTCGCTCCACATCATCGAATCGACTCGATGA
- a CDS encoding HAD-IIA family hydrolase: protein MSRASPRSLESSYEAAILDLDGTVYLGDRLIAGVDESIATLREVVGRVLFLTNKAIARRQDYSEKLQRLGVEATVDDVVNSGWVTAQYVRETYPDSEAFVVGETPLLDEFRDADVETTTEHPGDLVVASMDREFDYETLDIALRTLDGGAPFLATNPDRTCPTQEGAIPDAAGMIGAIEGVTGETVDEILGKPSPRMIETALDRVGVDPERCLMVGDRIETDIRMGERAGMTTVLVLSGVTDRETIDAVDVDPDFVLESLADVNDVLGT from the coding sequence ATGAGTAGGGCCTCTCCACGGTCTTTAGAGTCGTCATACGAAGCGGCGATCCTCGACTTAGACGGGACCGTCTACCTCGGAGACCGCCTCATCGCCGGTGTCGACGAAAGCATCGCCACCCTGCGCGAAGTCGTCGGACGGGTGCTGTTTCTCACGAACAAGGCGATCGCCCGTCGACAGGACTACAGCGAGAAACTCCAGCGTCTGGGCGTCGAGGCGACCGTCGACGACGTCGTCAACTCGGGATGGGTGACGGCCCAGTACGTTCGCGAGACGTACCCCGACAGCGAGGCCTTCGTCGTGGGCGAAACGCCACTGCTCGACGAATTCCGCGACGCGGACGTCGAGACGACGACAGAGCATCCGGGAGATCTCGTCGTGGCGTCGATGGATCGGGAGTTCGACTACGAAACCCTGGACATCGCGCTTCGGACGCTCGACGGTGGCGCGCCGTTTCTGGCGACGAATCCCGACCGGACCTGCCCGACGCAGGAGGGGGCGATTCCGGACGCCGCCGGGATGATCGGCGCGATAGAGGGCGTGACCGGAGAGACTGTGGACGAAATCCTCGGAAAGCCCTCGCCGCGGATGATCGAGACGGCGCTCGATCGGGTCGGCGTCGATCCCGAGCGCTGTCTGATGGTCGGCGACCGCATCGAGACGGACATCCGGATGGGTGAACGCGCCGGAATGACGACCGTGCTGGTCCTCTCCGGCGTCACTGATCGTGAGACCATCGACGCCGTCGATGTCGATCCCGACTTCGTGTTGGAGTCGCTGGCCGACGTCAACGACGTGCTTGGGACCTGA
- a CDS encoding Cdc6/Cdc18 family protein, with amino-acid sequence MPDTSDDLFTREDPIFSNKELLEINHLPGEGRIVGRDDEISDLAAAVNPAIFGQSPSNVLIYGKTGTGKSLCAKYVSQRLVDTAGEEDVKATFAYVDCAQDTTETQAVQTIADGVNESDVTGIKVPDKGLSTSTYYKRLWRILDAQYDVVLILLDEIDKLSDDDILMQLSRAGEAGKIEQCKLGVIGISNKIQYKDRMDERVKSSLCEREFVFPPYDANQLREIMEARSDAFRDDVLDASTIPRAAALAAREHGDARKAIDILRYAGEIAQSTGAQTVREEFVTQARERAETDRFRELIRGSTPHSRYVLQALAILSLSSDHQEGFRTSRVYDVYENICDGQGSDTLSLRRVRDLLKEHAFLDIIEQSKHSGGSAEGSYTKHQLLEDPQVVKDVLTEEVD; translated from the coding sequence ATGCCGGACACCAGCGACGACCTCTTCACCCGAGAGGATCCCATCTTTTCTAACAAAGAACTGCTCGAGATCAATCACCTCCCCGGAGAAGGACGCATCGTCGGCCGGGACGACGAAATATCTGACCTCGCGGCCGCGGTCAACCCCGCGATATTCGGTCAGAGTCCGAGTAACGTCCTCATCTACGGGAAAACCGGGACCGGAAAATCACTCTGTGCGAAGTACGTCTCACAGCGGCTGGTCGACACGGCGGGCGAAGAGGACGTGAAGGCGACGTTCGCGTACGTCGACTGCGCGCAGGACACCACCGAGACGCAGGCCGTCCAGACGATCGCCGACGGCGTCAACGAATCGGACGTAACCGGGATCAAAGTCCCCGACAAGGGGCTCAGCACCTCGACGTACTACAAGCGACTCTGGCGGATCCTCGACGCGCAGTACGACGTCGTCCTCATTCTCCTCGACGAGATCGACAAACTCTCCGACGACGACATCCTGATGCAGCTGTCCCGGGCCGGCGAAGCGGGCAAGATCGAGCAGTGCAAACTCGGCGTTATCGGGATCAGCAACAAGATCCAGTACAAGGATCGGATGGACGAGCGGGTCAAATCCAGCCTCTGCGAGCGGGAGTTCGTCTTTCCGCCGTACGACGCGAATCAACTCCGTGAGATCATGGAGGCACGCTCGGACGCGTTTCGCGACGATGTCCTCGACGCCTCGACGATCCCGCGAGCGGCCGCGCTCGCCGCCAGGGAGCACGGCGACGCCCGAAAGGCGATCGACATCCTCCGGTACGCGGGCGAAATCGCCCAGTCGACGGGTGCACAGACCGTCCGCGAGGAGTTCGTCACACAGGCTCGCGAGCGCGCGGAGACCGACCGGTTCCGCGAACTCATCCGCGGATCGACGCCGCACTCCCGGTACGTGTTGCAGGCGCTCGCGATCCTCTCGCTGTCGAGCGACCACCAGGAGGGATTCCGCACGAGTCGCGTCTACGACGTGTACGAGAACATCTGCGACGGCCAGGGGTCCGACACGCTCTCGCTTCGGCGCGTTCGCGACCTCCTCAAAGAACACGCGTTCCTGGACATCATCGAACAGTCGAAACACAGCGGCGGCAGCGCGGAGGGGAGTTACACCAAACACCAGTTGCTCGAAGACCCGCAGGTCGTCAAGGACGTGTTGACTGAGGAGGTCGACTGA